DNA sequence from the Plasmodium brasilianum strain Bolivian I chromosome 4, whole genome shotgun sequence genome:
tataattaatataacaattatttatatcaattataaatagaaaaataatacaacaaaaaggaaatattctataagtattaatatttattttgcctatatattatttattttcggAATAacaaaagtataaatatgattatatacattaatacatataataacctatatatatatatgtatttgtattaattaataaaaagactCAATacagatataaataataattttacaagaaaatatttatattacttataaTTGTTACTTAAacgtaatattttattcttagtTATTTGAGTTTTACTTTCAATAGGgaatatgaattttatataagaatttATACTTAAATGAGATATAATATCAAATTATTGTTAAGATATATCTTCagttgttatatatttatttattgtaaaataagataagaatatataatatatattgatataatCAATTACTTTATAGTTCTTATATGAATTCATATGTTGTTAAAAGTTTATAATTTCGTTTAATACTTATTAActcaaaattaatatactgataaataaaaagatataaatctgtattttttttcagatttttttttaaaaacaatcTAGAGTAATCATATAATGTCATTATGGTAGGTCAAGCTCCCAtggaataatatttattttattttaacaatcttatatatatatatgtgctatttatatatatgataaaaaatgttataatgtagttaacataaaaaataattcttattttattactattaattcATTTGAATCCAGGTCAGAATTAGCTGTACAAGGATCTAATTTGCTTCTTTATCTTACAAGaagagaatataaaataacaagaaattatgttaaaaataaaaccagTTCCTTAGAAAGCgcgaaaaataaagaagaatttAGAAGTATTTGCTTAAGCTTGGCTAACTATCTAGTTAATCATGAATATGTACGTCCAAATGATATTTCTCAAGAAAAATGGGAACTAGTTCTTAGGGTATGGTTAAGAAATCTCTTTAATAAGAAAACTAAATACGGCCAATGTCCtataatttttgataaaaatgaaaaagagcTTTTACAATTATCATACAACGCAGAAGATTTctttgaaataaataatacttatCTCCAAGAACTAAAATTTTACGGAAAACAAAATACTAATAACTATAATTGTAAAAGTGATCTAAAATGTATAGCTAAATGCaacaaatataaagaatGGTTTGAGAACAGGAAGAGCCATTTTGAGAAAGACAAAACCTTCAATGAATATAAAACCAAATGTAGACAGAAAAGAAACACATTTCCAAGATCCGTATGTAACTTAGTGAAACAACAtacatttagaaaaatacCTAAATGCATAGAATCAGATATACAAATGAGTAAAAAAACCAAAACTGCAGAAATGCAAGAAAGTTCACAAGAAAGGCATGGAGGAAGCACAATTCAAGATTCTACTTTTCCCCCAATTACTGATCCGTCTCCAAAAGAATTATCACCAAATGAAGAAATTTCACCCAATCTAGAACCCCCATCTCAACAGGATGCTTTATCTCAAATTGCATCTCCACATCAACAGGTTGCTTCATCTAAACCAGAATCATTACCTCTACCGGAAGTACAATTAAATTCCCACCAATCCGAATCTGTATCTCCAGATCACCCCAGTGCAATAAATTCATCCTTAGAAGCACACACTACAAAAGAAATAACGTTAGAATTTTCTGGAAATTCTGATACTTCTAATTCCATAGCAGCACATAAATCTATAAAAATTCCTCAAACCAGTGGAATCTCGGGAGTTCCTACACAACTTGTAACTACACAGTTATCTCATAATGAATCACCATCTGCCTCAAGTTCTGCTAAATATATACCCATCCAAATGCCAGGTACTCCTAATCCTACATACGTTTCTAAATTTGAAATAACTAcactaaataatatatgtatttaaaaaggtATTATAGGACAAACAGGAAACTCtcataatacatacatgttatatatttcattgagcttcttcattattattgtactttttcttttttctaaggtataataaaacttaagtattaaaaataagataaacaTTAAATTActgtaaaaatttattttataaatccttttttcttatattatagTATCCTTTAACAggacatttaaaaaaaaaaaaaaagttaagaaaagaagtaaaatttCTGAAATTGCTAGTACCATCACGTTCTTGGAAAAAAAGACACTTTTTAACACAtgataaattagaaaatcCAAAACGTAATGACgaagaaattattaaaaaa
Encoded proteins:
- a CDS encoding STP1 protein, with the protein product MSLWSELAVQGSNLLLYLTRREYKITRNYVKNKTSSLESAKNKEEFRSICLSLANYLVNHEYVRPNDISQEKWELVLRVWLRNLFNKKTKYGQCPIIFDKNEKELLQLSYNAEDFFEINNTYLQELKFYGKQNTNNYNCKSDLKCIAKCNKYKEWFENRKSHFEKDKTFNEYKTKCRQKRNTFPRSVCNLVKQHTFRKIPKCIESDIQMSKKTKTAEMQESSQERHGGSTIQDSTFPPITDPSPKELSPNEEISPNLEPPSQQDALSQIASPHQQVASSKPESLPLPEVQLNSHQSESVSPDHPSAINSSLEAHTTKEITLEFSGNSDTSNSIAAHKSIKIPQTSGISGVPTQLVTTQLSHNESPSASSSAKYIPIQMPGHLKKKKKLRKEVKFLKLLVPSRSWKKRHFLTHDKLENPKRNDEEIIKKIMIKDLNIMQNVNASIRKKRMSKTIIEVHMEVLEECKNEEMKLKGGEYLEICLKEFTEDKNGNYSNLTNDEILIENTKNTNGMQKKKILWNEWIENNRNLSEKFKETDWFNNLKNEWKRKKVYIKKSGELKKNHTGEIQKVPFLETKKNIWKLWISEKRIIIERYLEQEWCNEFTQEFRHILEEYENEDTKNDISLINIQELEHKENYEEIYKYIKKKLLSKLCILVLMTILEECNKEDFIENNESMFDISINECIKKYDSDRKSKITENIAEAKENILMYTGNKKIHSYKDEDRYSQELEDWIREDDAYLNAINIENEISKS